Proteins encoded in a region of the Malaciobacter mytili LMG 24559 genome:
- a CDS encoding SH3 domain-containing protein, giving the protein MKKNLFLLIFITIFFTACSQKNIPIKDLENYSQEPKDYLNKDLSFKNQKNYNQDFYKNYFKVWEQDTLLIDKKSATWGFKYKKRAMYLQNFSKASSTWFNKHIENSNFEEFNKQVKKAIVIRNSNLKVFPTNEMMFYNPKNAGQGFPFDYNQNSYIKINTPILVSHFSKDKAWVFVESYFAYGWLKIDDIAFVDKKFIDSFKTKNYSTIIKDKLNIYDEYFIEKVQLGTILPKYKNKYIVAKKDQKHNAYLKFIDIAKENITDKPLEFNNVNLEKIAKELIDEQYGWGGIFGFRDCSSFTQDFFIAFAINLDRNSRKQTTNGKYYKFENLSNKQKKEFILKYAKPFKTLVYLYGHIMLYIGEKNNEPVVMHNVWGVKTRVFFNTKGRNIIGKSVITTLEFGKELQNYDDTKNTLDRIEGIVILDEK; this is encoded by the coding sequence ATGAAAAAAAACCTTTTTTTACTTATATTTATAACTATTTTTTTTACTGCTTGTAGTCAAAAAAATATTCCTATAAAAGATTTAGAAAATTATTCACAAGAACCAAAAGATTATTTAAATAAAGATTTATCATTTAAAAACCAAAAAAACTATAATCAAGATTTTTATAAAAATTATTTTAAAGTATGGGAACAAGATACTCTTTTAATAGATAAAAAAAGTGCAACTTGGGGTTTTAAATATAAAAAAAGAGCTATGTATTTACAAAACTTTTCTAAAGCTTCATCTACTTGGTTTAATAAACATATAGAAAATTCAAACTTTGAAGAATTTAATAAGCAAGTAAAAAAAGCAATTGTTATAAGAAATAGCAATTTAAAAGTTTTTCCTACAAATGAGATGATGTTTTATAATCCAAAAAATGCAGGACAAGGCTTTCCTTTTGATTACAACCAAAATTCATATATTAAGATAAATACTCCTATTTTAGTCTCTCATTTTTCAAAAGACAAAGCTTGGGTATTTGTAGAGTCTTATTTTGCTTATGGTTGGTTAAAAATAGATGATATTGCCTTTGTAGATAAAAAATTCATAGATAGTTTTAAAACTAAAAACTACTCAACTATTATAAAAGATAAACTAAATATTTATGATGAATACTTTATTGAAAAAGTACAACTAGGAACTATTTTACCTAAATATAAAAATAAATATATAGTTGCTAAAAAAGACCAAAAACATAATGCATACTTAAAATTTATAGATATTGCAAAGGAAAATATTACAGATAAGCCTTTAGAATTTAATAATGTAAATCTTGAAAAAATTGCAAAAGAATTAATAGATGAGCAATATGGTTGGGGTGGTATTTTTGGCTTTAGAGATTGTTCAAGTTTTACTCAAGATTTTTTTATTGCTTTTGCTATAAATCTAGATAGAAATTCAAGAAAACAAACAACAAATGGTAAATACTATAAGTTTGAAAACCTTTCAAATAAACAAAAAAAAGAGTTTATTTTAAAATATGCAAAACCTTTTAAAACTTTAGTTTATCTTTATGGACATATTATGCTTTATATTGGAGAAAAAAACAATGAACCAGTGGTAATGCATAATGTTTGGGGAGTAAAAACAAGAGTTTTTTTCAATACTAAAGGAAGAAATATTATAGGAAAAAGTGTAATTACAACTTTAGAGTTTGGAAAAGAGTTACAAAATTATGATGATACTAAAAACACCCTAGATAGAATAGAAGGAATTGTTATTTTAGATGAGAAGTAG
- a CDS encoding GGDEF domain-containing protein, which yields MLKISIDKKLFEDILLKKTFFITKDTTKYWKKELLEPTIVNNRISYSIKQVKKLTLTNGLGEEKPSIVIECKKIDYDGKKNQFSFELGKILEQKNTNIEENYKDNLIEQLLKEKAQLEEHINRDHLTNIYNRRKMEFDLNLFINQNNASLLNAVFIDADRFKRINEEFGHDYGDKVLVYLSNKLKEYAYILNGEVYRYAGEEFLILCFCAKDFLKETVSRLKEDIKYQKIFHPKESISITVSIGVSFFSDYKNKDIMLRKADEALLKAKKLGRDTIVYSQ from the coding sequence ATGTTAAAGATTTCTATTGATAAAAAACTATTTGAAGATATACTACTTAAAAAAACTTTTTTTATAACAAAAGATACAACTAAATATTGGAAAAAAGAGTTATTGGAACCTACAATTGTAAATAATAGAATTTCCTATTCTATTAAACAAGTTAAAAAACTAACTTTGACAAATGGATTAGGGGAAGAAAAGCCTTCTATTGTAATTGAGTGTAAAAAGATTGATTATGATGGCAAAAAAAATCAGTTTTCTTTTGAGCTTGGAAAGATACTTGAGCAAAAAAATACAAATATAGAAGAAAACTATAAAGATAATCTTATAGAACAACTATTAAAAGAAAAAGCCCAATTAGAAGAGCATATTAATCGTGATCATCTTACAAATATTTATAATAGAAGAAAAATGGAATTTGATTTAAATCTTTTTATAAATCAAAATAATGCTTCTTTACTAAATGCTGTATTTATAGATGCCGATAGATTTAAAAGAATAAACGAAGAATTTGGACATGATTATGGAGACAAAGTTTTAGTATATCTTTCAAATAAATTAAAAGAGTATGCTTATATTTTAAATGGTGAAGTTTATAGATATGCAGGAGAAGAGTTCCTAATCTTATGTTTTTGTGCAAAAGATTTTTTAAAAGAGACAGTTTCTAGATTAAAAGAAGATATTAAATATCAAAAGATTTTCCATCCAAAAGAATCTATTAGTATAACAGTAAGTATTGGTGTTTCTTTTTTTAGTGATTATAAAAACAAAGATATTATGTTAAGAAAAGCAGATGAAGCTTTATTAAAAGCTAAAAAATTAGGAAGAGATACTATAGTTTATAGTCAATAA
- a CDS encoding TsoY family (seleno)protein, with protein MKLREKFTPMCFLASLGAGGLSVSFFMYLMFLVPHKETPMPIFEQIFPKILEGSWLSFVISFSLVFIIAFAFLHFKFLIWNTKQFLEFRKTEKFKELINSNNEVSLMTIPLTYAMTINVCFVLGAVFVPNLWSIVEYMFPFALIGFMVAGYFALKIFINYFTRILVSGHFDFTKNNNLSQMISIFAFSMVAVGFAAPGAMSHNLTINAIGIFGSLFFTSIAVLLLIIKLTMGFKNMFEQGISIEASPSLWIIIPILTLLGITMVRISFGLDHHFNSPLTKSSLFTLTSVIVALQIIFGLLGYKVMKHIGYFEKYIESEDRSPVSFALICPGVAFFVFGMFFINFGLTFNQVVDKYSLAYFLLMVPFIFIQYRTIVYFFKLKRKFNF; from the coding sequence ATGAAATTAAGAGAAAAGTTTACACCAATGTGCTTTCTTGCTTCACTTGGTGCTGGTGGTTTGTCTGTTTCATTTTTTATGTATTTAATGTTTTTAGTTCCGCATAAAGAGACACCTATGCCAATTTTTGAGCAAATATTTCCAAAAATATTAGAAGGTTCATGGCTATCGTTTGTAATCTCATTTTCTTTAGTTTTTATAATCGCTTTTGCTTTTTTACATTTTAAATTTCTAATATGGAATACAAAACAATTTTTAGAATTTAGAAAAACTGAGAAATTTAAAGAGTTAATAAATTCAAATAATGAAGTATCTTTAATGACTATTCCTTTAACATATGCCATGACAATAAATGTATGTTTTGTATTGGGTGCTGTATTTGTACCAAATTTATGGAGTATAGTTGAATATATGTTTCCTTTTGCCTTAATTGGATTTATGGTTGCAGGATATTTTGCACTTAAAATTTTTATTAACTATTTTACAAGAATATTAGTAAGTGGTCATTTTGATTTTACAAAAAACAATAACTTATCACAAATGATTTCTATTTTTGCTTTTTCTATGGTTGCAGTAGGCTTTGCTGCACCTGGTGCTATGAGTCATAATTTAACAATAAATGCAATTGGTATTTTTGGTTCACTATTTTTCACATCAATTGCAGTTTTATTACTAATTATAAAACTTACAATGGGGTTTAAAAATATGTTTGAACAAGGTATTTCAATAGAGGCTTCACCTTCATTATGGATAATTATACCAATATTAACTCTACTTGGGATTACTATGGTTAGAATCTCTTTTGGACTTGACCATCATTTTAATTCACCTTTAACAAAATCATCACTATTTACTTTAACTTCTGTAATAGTTGCTTTACAGATAATCTTTGGTCTTTTAGGTTATAAAGTAATGAAACATATAGGATATTTTGAAAAGTATATAGAAAGTGAAGATAGATCTCCTGTATCATTTGCACTTATTTGTCCTGGAGTAGCATTTTTTGTATTTGGAATGTTTTTTATAAATTTTGGATTAACTTTTAATCAAGTAGTTGATAAATACTCTCTTGCATATTTTTTATTAATGGTTCCATTTATTTTTATTCAATATAGAACTATTGTATATTTCTTTAAACTTAAAAGAAAATTCAACTTTTAA